The nucleotide window CGCTGACCACCGAGGAGGCCCGGGCCGCCTTCGAGTCCGCGGTCGCCGCGGCCGCCTCCGCCACCGGAGCGACGCTCCGTGCCTGAGGGAGGGCCCGTTCCCCCGACGCCCCGGGCGAGCCCGTGACCGGGGCCGGGGGTGACCGGGGGACGACCCTCGCCGGCACGGTCGCGCTGGTCACCGGGGCCTCGGCCGGCATCGGCCGGTACCTGGTGCAGGGGTTGGCCGAGCGCGGCGCGACCGTGGCCGGCCTCGCCCGCTCCGGGGACCGGCTGACCGCCGCGATGAACGAGGTCGCCGGGGCGACGGGTGCCCGCACGCTGGCCGTGGCCGCCGACGTCACCGACCCCGACGCGGTGCAGGCCGCGGTCACCCAGGTGGTCGCCGAGCTCGGTCCGGTCACGCTGCTGGTCAACAACGCCGGGCTGATCGACGCCGCCGAGGTGCCGCTGTGGGAGGCCGACCCCGACCAGTGGTGGGCGGTGGTCGAGAGCCAGGTGCGCGGGCCGTTCCTGCTCGCCCGCGCCGTCGTGCCCGGGATGGTCGCCGCCGGTGGCGGTCGGGTGATCGGGCTGGGCAGCGGGCTCGGCACGCGGGGGAGCGACGTCTACAGCGCCTACTCGGCCGGCAAGACCGCCCAGATGCGGATCACCGAGGGCATCGACCTGGCCGGGGCCACGCACGGCGTGCGCGCGTTCGACCTGGCGCCGGGCGTCATCGACACGGCGATGACGCGGGCGATGCCGATGCACGACGGCCGCACCGACTGGACCCGGCCCGAGGACGTCGTCGCCCTCGCGGTGGCGATCGCGGCCGGTGAGCTCGACCAGTGGTCGGGTCGCTTCCTGCGCGCCGGTGCCGACGACCTGGACACGCTGCGCCGCACGACCCCCGAGGACGCTGCCCGCCGACTACGGCTGCGCCCGTACGGGGACGCCGACCCGATCGGTTGAGCCCCCCGGCGGCCCCGCTCAGACGAGGGTGGCCAGGGCCCCCGGGGCGATGTCCACGGCGACCTCGGTGCCGGCGGTCAGCTCCACCAGCTCGCCGTCCAGCTGCAGCGGCATGGGGGCGAGCGCGGTGAAGGCGTAGTGCGTGGCGCTGGGCTGCGGACCCAGCCCGCGGGTCGCCGCGCGCAGGGCCGTGGCCAGCACCCGCAGCTTCCCGGTGTGCCGCTGGGTGACCACCTCGAAGCGGCCGTCGTCAGGGGCGGCGCCCTCGGTGAGCGTCGCGTACTTGGCCATCTGGGAGATGTTGGCGAAGACCAGGCTGTCGATGGTCCGCCGCTGCCCGTCCTCGAGCCGGACGGGGAAGGGGCGGAAGCGGGCGAATCCGCGCACGACCGCGACGATCTCCCGCCACGAGCCCTTGCCGCCCTGCTCCAGGTCGACGGCGACCACGGGGGTGAGCCCGACGCCGATGTAGGAGTGCGCGTACCGGGTCCGGGCGGTGGGGCCGGAGCCGAGGGTGAGCCGCAGCAGGTCGATGCGCCGGACGTCACCGGCCACGATCGCGTCGGCCAGGTGGTGCTCCCGGGTGGTGCGGCGGTGGTCGTTGGCGTTGCCGGCGGCCCGGACGGCGCACACGACCCGGTCGTTGCCGGACTGCACGGCGCCGTCGACGACCTCGTTGTAGCCACCGTCGCCGCTGACCGAGACGATCAGCGGGCTGCCGGTGGCCGCCACCTCACGGGCGATCTCCCGGGCGTGGCCGGCGTGCTCGGTGGGGCGCAGCTGGACCGGCGCCGCCGGCAGCCGCCGGGCCAGCTCGGCGCGCAGCTCCTCGGCCGACCGGGGCGCGTCGCCGGTGCTGTGCGGGTTGAAGACGATCACGATCCGGTCGAACGGGCTCACGGGGACGTCTCCTGGGACTGCGGTCGGCGCGCGGAGCGGGCGGCAGGACGCCGGAGATCCTGCCCGCTGCAGCGCCGGCGCGCGCGCCGGTCAGGAGACGGCGGCGAAGAGCCTCTCGACCCCGGCGATCTGGACCATCCGCTGCACGGTGTGCGAGGCGCGCCGCAGCTCCGGTACCTGGCCCGACCGGCGGGTGCCCTCGGTGGCCCGCAGCAGCAGCCGCAGCCCCGGCACGTCGAGGAACGTGGCGGCGGACAGGTCGACGGCCACCGCGGACCGCCGGCGATCGGGGACGGCGTCGTAGGCGTCGACGACCAGCCAGTCGACCTCGCCGCGCAGCCGGAGCACCGGCCCGCCGACCTCCTCGACCAGGTCGATCCCGCCGGGCAGCTCGGTGGTCTGCATGGTTCTCCTCCCCGGGCCGGCTCCGTCAGCCGCCTCGGGGACACCCTGCCCGGGGGGTCTGACAGAACCGCTGCCCGTTGCCTGCCGACTGGCTGGGGGCCGGTTCAGCGGGCGATCGAGCCGAACAGGGTGACCAGCCGGTCGGCGTGCGCGTCGAAGGTGTGCCGCTCGCGCGCCGCCAGCGCCGCCCGGCCGCCCGCCCGGGTGGCCAGCTCCCCGGCCAGGACGTCGGCCACGCCGTCGGCGGAGTCGTAGAACAGGCCGGTGCCGTCCTCGCGCAGCACCCGGGCCACCGAGACCAGCTGCCCGGGGTGGTCCGGCTGCAGCAGCGGCAGCCCCGCGGCCAGGCAGACCGGCAGCCGGGCGGGGGAGTTGAGGTCGTCCCAGCTGGCCCGGCGCAGCTCGCCGCCGTTGTCGCTGGGCAGGCGGTGCAGCCAGCCGGCGTCGTAGCGGGACAGCTCGCGCACCCAGTCCTCCGGCCCCACCGCGGGGTGCACGTGCACGTGGTCGGGTGCGGTCGCCAGCGCCT belongs to Modestobacter sp. L9-4 and includes:
- a CDS encoding SDR family NAD(P)-dependent oxidoreductase, producing the protein MTGAGGDRGTTLAGTVALVTGASAGIGRYLVQGLAERGATVAGLARSGDRLTAAMNEVAGATGARTLAVAADVTDPDAVQAAVTQVVAELGPVTLLVNNAGLIDAAEVPLWEADPDQWWAVVESQVRGPFLLARAVVPGMVAAGGGRVIGLGSGLGTRGSDVYSAYSAGKTAQMRITEGIDLAGATHGVRAFDLAPGVIDTAMTRAMPMHDGRTDWTRPEDVVALAVAIAAGELDQWSGRFLRAGADDLDTLRRTTPEDAARRLRLRPYGDADPIG
- a CDS encoding diacylglycerol kinase family protein, which codes for MSPFDRIVIVFNPHSTGDAPRSAEELRAELARRLPAAPVQLRPTEHAGHAREIAREVAATGSPLIVSVSGDGGYNEVVDGAVQSGNDRVVCAVRAAGNANDHRRTTREHHLADAIVAGDVRRIDLLRLTLGSGPTARTRYAHSYIGVGLTPVVAVDLEQGGKGSWREIVAVVRGFARFRPFPVRLEDGQRRTIDSLVFANISQMAKYATLTEGAAPDDGRFEVVTQRHTGKLRVLATALRAATRGLGPQPSATHYAFTALAPMPLQLDGELVELTAGTEVAVDIAPGALATLV
- a CDS encoding STAS domain-containing protein — encoded protein: MQTTELPGGIDLVEEVGGPVLRLRGEVDWLVVDAYDAVPDRRRSAVAVDLSAATFLDVPGLRLLLRATEGTRRSGQVPELRRASHTVQRMVQIAGVERLFAAVS